Below is a genomic region from bacterium.
ATTTCGGACTGATGATGATTCACTCGGCATGGATGTTTCAGAGGCCCTGCTTCAGGAAAAAGCCGAGAAGCGCCTTGCTTCCGAGATAAGGGACAGGGAAGATCGGGTGCGGGAAGCCCTCGCGTCCATCGGAGCGTCCCGGCGCGACGACCCGGACGAACTCGAATCCGTTTACTTGTCCACTTCGGCAAGTGTTACCGAAATCCGCCCGGCGGTTGACGAATTTTTCGACGAAGTTCTGGTCATGGCTGAGGATGTGGCACTGCGCAAAAACAGGCTGGTCTTGCTTGCGAAGGTGGCCAGCCTGTTCGCGCCGCTGGCGGACTTTTCCAAGGTGCAGGGCAGGTCGCAGTAAGTATTCAGCGCCGGGATGGGGCCCGGCAAAATTTTGCCATAATCTGAGAGTTGTGAAAGCGGAAAGACAAAGAGGGCGGAATGCATGTCTGAAAAGATGGTGTATGCATTTGGGGGGGAGAAGACCGAGGGCGGGGCGCACCTGCACGACCTTCTGGGAGGAAAGGGAGCGAATCTGGCCGAGATGGCCGGGCTGGGGATTTCGGTGCCTCCGGGATTCACGATCACCACAGAAGTGTGTGTGGACTACCTCGAGAAGGGAAGCGCTCCCGAAGGGCTTTTCGATGAGGTTCGCGCGCAGATGGCCTCGCTCGAGCGGCAGATGGGGGGAAAGTTCGGTGGAGACAATAATCCCCTGCTGGTGAGTGTCCGCTCTGGCGGGCGCGAGTCCATGCCCGGGATGATGGATACCATCCTGAATCTGGGGATGAACGATCAGACGGTCCTGGCGCTGGCGAAAAAATCAGGCAACGAGCGCTTCGCCTGGGACAGCTTCCGCCGCTTCATCAACATGTTCGGCAACGTCGTTCTGGGGATGAATCATCACGACTTCGAGGTCATTCTCGATGCGATGAAGAAAGAGCGTGGGGTGGCGGTGGACGTTGACCTGACGGCGGCGGACCTGAAGGAACTGACGGCGAAGTATGAGGCCGTGGTAAAGGAGAAGACGGGCAAGTCCTTCCCCCAGGATCCCTTTGAGCAGCTTTGCCTCGCCATCGAGGCGGTTTTCCAGTCCTGGAACAACGACCGGGCGATCACCTACCGGCGGATGTACAACATTCCCCACAGTTGGGGCACCGCGGTGAACGTGCAGTGCATGGTTTTCGGGAACATGGGCGAGGACAGCGGCACCGGCGTCGCCTTCTCAAGAAATCCCTCCACCGGCGAAAAAGCGCTTTATGGGGAAATCCTCTTCAACGCCCAGGGCGAGGACGTGGTCGCCGGCATCCGGACGCCGGAGCCCATCTCCGCGCTGAAGGAGCGGTTGCCGGAGTGCTATGCGCGCTTTATCGAGATTTCCGATCGCCTCGAGGCGCACTACAAAGACATGCAGGACATGGAATTCACCATCCAGAACGGGCGCCTCTTCATGCTCCAGACCCGCAGCGGAAAGCGCACCGCCGCCGCCGCGGTGCGCATCGCCATCGAGGGGGTGGAGGAGGGTCTTTTCGACCGCAAGACCGCCCTTCAGCGGGTGAGCGCCGATAGCCTCGATCAGCTTCTCCATCCCGCCATCGACACCGATCAGGAGGTCACCGTCCTGGCCAGGGGGCTG
It encodes:
- a CDS encoding pyruvate, phosphate dikinase, which produces MSEKMVYAFGGEKTEGGAHLHDLLGGKGANLAEMAGLGISVPPGFTITTEVCVDYLEKGSAPEGLFDEVRAQMASLERQMGGKFGGDNNPLLVSVRSGGRESMPGMMDTILNLGMNDQTVLALAKKSGNERFAWDSFRRFINMFGNVVLGMNHHDFEVILDAMKKERGVAVDVDLTAADLKELTAKYEAVVKEKTGKSFPQDPFEQLCLAIEAVFQSWNNDRAITYRRMYNIPHSWGTAVNVQCMVFGNMGEDSGTGVAFSRNPSTGEKALYGEILFNAQGEDVVAGIRTPEPISALKERLPECYARFIEISDRLEAHYKDMQDMEFTIQNGRLFMLQTRSGKRTAAAAVRIAIEGVEEGLFDRKTALQRVSADSLDQLLHPAIDTDQEVTVLARGLAASPGAAVGKIAFTAAAAFSRTEDGEPIILVRKETSPEDIKGMDAAKGILTARGGLTSHAAVVARQMGKCCVAGCHELDVRADEKVIEVNGHRLGENDWISLNGNTGEVILGQAATKEPELTGQFGQLMEWADEFRTLGVRANADSVPD